From the Mycobacterium sp. 155 genome, the window AGACGCGGGCTACCACAAGGGCCTCAAGCCTCGGCAGCTGCAGATGATCGCGATCGGCGGCGCCATCGGCACCGGTCTCTTCCTCGGTGCCGGCGGTCGGCTCGCCTCGGCGGGGCCGGGCCTGTTCCTGGTGTATGCCGTCTGCGGCGTCTTCGTGTTCCTGATCCTTCGGGCGCTCGGCGAACTCGTGTTGCACCGGCCGTCGTCGGGATCGTTCGTGTCCTACGCCCGCGAGTTCTACGGGGAGAAAGCGGCGTTCGCGGTCGGCTGGCTGTACTTTCTGAACTGGGCGATGACGGCGATCGTCGACACCACGGCCATCGCCACCTACTTCCACTACTGGAAGACGTTCGACGTCGTCCCCCAGTGGCTGTTGGCTTTGCTGGCGTTGGCGATTGTGCTTGGAGTGAACCTGATCTCGGTCAAGGTGTTCGGGGAGATGGAGTTCTGGGCCGCGCTGATCAAAGTACTCGCGCTCATGACATTCCTCGTCGTCGGCACCATCTTCCTGGCCGGCCGTTATCCGGTCGCCGGCCAGAGCACCGGCCTGAGCATCATCGCGCAACACGGCGGCTTGTTCCCGACGGGCGTACTGCCGCTGCTGATCGTCACCTCCGGTGTCGTGTTCGCCTATGCCGCAGTCGAATTGGTCGGTACCGCGGCCGGCGAGACGGCGGATCCGGAGAAGATCATGCCGCGCGCCATCAACTCCGTAGTAGCCCGCATCGCGATCTTCTACGTCGGATCGGTGGTGCTGCTCGCGCTGCTGCTGCCGTACACCGCCTACGACAAGCACGAAAGCCCGTTCGTCACGTTCTTTTCCAAGATCGGTTTCAGTGGCGCAGGCGATCTGATGAACGTCGTCGTGCTCACCGCCGCATTCTCCAGTCTCAACGCCGGCTTGTACTCCACCGGCCGGATCCTTCGCTCGATGGCGATGAACGGCAGCGCACCCAGGTTCACGGCGCGGATGTCGCGCAGCGGCGTGCCGTACGGCGGGATCGTATTGACGTGTGTGATCTGCCTGTTCGGTGTGGTGCTCAACGCTTTTGAGCCGGGTGAGGCCTTCGAGATCGTGCTCAACATGGCCGCGCTCGGCA encodes:
- a CDS encoding amino acid permease; translated protein: MTAQSPQAQPAAVPSPNLTKEDAGYHKGLKPRQLQMIAIGGAIGTGLFLGAGGRLASAGPGLFLVYAVCGVFVFLILRALGELVLHRPSSGSFVSYAREFYGEKAAFAVGWLYFLNWAMTAIVDTTAIATYFHYWKTFDVVPQWLLALLALAIVLGVNLISVKVFGEMEFWAALIKVLALMTFLVVGTIFLAGRYPVAGQSTGLSIIAQHGGLFPTGVLPLLIVTSGVVFAYAAVELVGTAAGETADPEKIMPRAINSVVARIAIFYVGSVVLLALLLPYTAYDKHESPFVTFFSKIGFSGAGDLMNVVVLTAAFSSLNAGLYSTGRILRSMAMNGSAPRFTARMSRSGVPYGGIVLTCVICLFGVVLNAFEPGEAFEIVLNMAALGIIASWGTIVLCQLRLVKMADAGIMKRPSFRMPLTPYTGYATLLFLFAVLVLMAFDAPIGTWTIGTLVILIPMLIGGWYLVRGRVMAAAQERMGYTGEFPVVANRPVDPEE